In candidate division WOR-3 bacterium, a single window of DNA contains:
- a CDS encoding O-antigen ligase family protein, with protein sequence MVLFLPFLLGTLVVVLSHESYATTFFVLAATLAGLGFLPGSPGLNTVYVVFLMLAYVVANLSFRLVGAGDVRLKGLPIPFGSLFLVLAVALLVSTLVAGARGLLNVGLITGVVTFLLSGLAVWYLAGCFSDEGRLVKVIYSVILIVTVASVVWLPAAYGAIGKRMTMPFQSVAVGLNEVGGSLAMLAVLAMGLLVLEEKPARRVALGIAFLVLVLGLILTKSRGAWVGAIAGLAYILIRARRTKILLFFLVAIPLVVALLEPIKATFVARLTQTEAGDPAWLGRVFMWQTALRIIPKNLLFGIGLHNFGVVKYDYGFPRFLDPLDVSFSYRPNQVLFGHTHNLYVELLMGIGVIGFAAFLLIILLTVVNLNRIAGTDRETKLKGPALGLAALLIAYMTHSFFDYLLWIVYSLVVFATFLGLSLVVVKLDQEGSRAWVDRSTSAVTRSQTLR encoded by the coding sequence ATGGTCCTTTTTCTACCATTCTTACTTGGCACGTTGGTTGTCGTCTTGAGCCACGAATCGTACGCCACGACTTTCTTTGTACTTGCGGCGACGTTGGCCGGGCTTGGCTTTCTGCCTGGCAGTCCAGGTCTTAATACAGTCTATGTCGTCTTTCTTATGCTTGCCTATGTTGTGGCTAACCTGTCGTTTCGATTGGTGGGCGCTGGTGATGTCAGACTGAAGGGCCTGCCTATACCATTCGGTTCTCTCTTTCTGGTACTCGCTGTTGCTCTGCTGGTTTCAACACTTGTTGCGGGGGCAAGGGGACTTCTCAATGTTGGACTGATAACCGGTGTTGTGACGTTCCTGCTGTCAGGTCTTGCCGTCTGGTACTTGGCAGGTTGCTTCAGCGATGAGGGACGTCTTGTGAAGGTCATATACTCGGTAATACTAATCGTCACCGTTGCCAGTGTGGTTTGGCTGCCAGCAGCCTATGGGGCCATCGGGAAGAGGATGACGATGCCATTTCAGTCGGTTGCGGTGGGCCTGAACGAGGTTGGGGGTTCGCTAGCAATGTTGGCGGTTCTAGCAATGGGGCTGCTCGTATTGGAGGAAAAACCTGCCAGAAGGGTAGCACTTGGTATTGCGTTTCTGGTCTTGGTGCTCGGTCTCATCCTCACAAAGTCAAGGGGCGCCTGGGTTGGTGCCATTGCTGGTCTTGCATACATTCTCATTAGGGCGCGGCGGACCAAGATTCTACTTTTCTTCTTGGTGGCCATCCCCCTTGTCGTGGCTTTGCTCGAACCAATCAAGGCTACTTTTGTAGCCAGACTCACTCAGACCGAGGCCGGGGACCCTGCGTGGCTAGGCAGGGTCTTCATGTGGCAAACGGCGCTCCGGATCATTCCAAAGAATCTTCTGTTCGGCATTGGCCTGCACAACTTTGGGGTGGTAAAGTACGACTACGGGTTTCCTCGTTTTCTGGATCCGTTGGATGTTTCATTCTCCTATCGTCCAAACCAAGTCCTGTTTGGGCACACCCACAATCTATACGTGGAGCTTCTTATGGGGATCGGAGTTATTGGTTTTGCTGCCTTTCTGCTTATCATACTTCTGACAGTTGTGAACCTGAACAGAATAGCAGGTACAGATCGGGAGACGAAGTTGAAGGGGCCGGCGCTAGGCTTGGCAGCCCTCCTGATAGCGTATATGACCCATTCTTTCTTTGACTACCTCTTGTGGATTGTGTACTCTCTCGTTGTGTTTGCTACCTTTCTGGGATTGTCGCTTGTGGTAGTGAAGTTGGACCAAGAAGGATCACGCGCGTGGGTTGATCGTAGTACGTCAGCGGTTACTCGGTCACAGACTTTACGATAG
- a CDS encoding glycosyltransferase family 1 protein gives MRLLINAAFDTRTTVGITQYIRHMVEELSQLCEVTVLTPDPSLLATRCETIKVPDFTRYSTRRTAWAMTALTGYCTRRYDALLSVTPIVPPLATIPTVATVHDLIPLIMNRSHRGRDKATFWLGLQTLRWANAVICDSKNTRLDLLRLRLLPPKRIHVVTPGQGLLPSVDSDCSGNSSVTGILQPYILYVGGHPPHKNLARLLTAFSRLKFPEVTRLVIVGWGTSQHIAATKAVIAKLGLTDRVVLLSDVPDQELSKLYRRCTLFVFPSLYEGFGLPVLEALAHGAPVVCSRAASIPEVAGSAALYFNPLSTRDIIQTIQTVIDNTQLADQLRRLGPNQANRFSWALTASKIYAIVKSVTE, from the coding sequence GTGAGACTGCTGATCAACGCGGCATTCGATACACGAACCACCGTTGGTATCACTCAGTACATAAGACACATGGTTGAGGAGCTCTCCCAGCTGTGTGAAGTTACAGTGCTTACACCGGACCCCAGCCTTCTTGCCACGCGCTGCGAGACGATTAAGGTTCCAGACTTCACCCGTTACAGCACGAGAAGGACAGCGTGGGCAATGACAGCACTAACTGGCTACTGCACCAGGCGGTACGATGCTCTTCTGAGCGTCACCCCAATCGTACCGCCTCTTGCGACGATCCCGACGGTGGCAACCGTCCACGACCTGATTCCCCTCATCATGAACCGGTCCCATCGCGGCCGGGACAAGGCCACATTCTGGCTGGGACTTCAGACGTTGCGCTGGGCCAATGCGGTCATCTGTGACTCCAAGAATACTCGCCTCGACCTGCTGAGGCTTAGACTGCTTCCACCGAAACGTATTCATGTGGTCACCCCAGGTCAAGGACTTCTGCCCTCGGTTGATTCAGACTGTAGCGGAAACAGTTCTGTCACAGGAATACTGCAACCATACATACTCTACGTCGGAGGACACCCTCCGCATAAGAATCTCGCCCGGTTACTTACCGCTTTTTCACGACTGAAGTTTCCTGAGGTAACTCGACTCGTCATCGTCGGATGGGGAACAAGCCAACATATCGCGGCAACAAAGGCAGTCATTGCCAAGCTTGGTCTGACCGATCGGGTAGTTCTCCTATCCGACGTGCCCGACCAAGAACTCTCCAAGTTATATCGCCGATGTACCCTGTTCGTATTCCCCTCCCTCTACGAAGGATTCGGTCTCCCAGTACTCGAAGCACTCGCGCACGGAGCACCGGTCGTATGCAGCCGGGCCGCAAGCATTCCCGAAGTCGCGGGTAGTGCCGCGCTTTACTTCAACCCACTCTCCACAAGAGACATCATCCAGACAATCCAGACCGTGATAGACAACACCCAGCTAGCAGACCAACTCCGCAGACTGGGGCCGAATCAGGCTAATAGGTTTTCCTGGGCACTGACTGCTAGCAAGATCTATGCTATCGTAAAGTCTGTGACCGAGTAA
- a CDS encoding glycosyltransferase family 1 protein, with the protein MRIGVDAGALRHRLTGIGWYLSRVIEHLPAEIKQDDEILLYASRPLTTVPTSRLPLRLRTDRSRLPGTFWLQTRATRLLKHDKPDCFWGPSHFLPLSLPVGIRGVLTVHDIVPVLYPRSMARYNALVHRLYFRKSLTRADAIITVSEQTKRDLVARLGVTEARITVVPEAADPIFQPLPLPQVQNRLSAMGIGDEYVLAVGTIEPRKNYPLLFRALARLPARFKLVVAGKKGWRYRHILSEVHRLNIEHRVSLLDYVTVENLVALYCGALYVVIPSVYEGFGLPVLEAMACGTPVLASNCSSLPEVGGDAAVYFDPTSVESLVQRMVELAENRVLRNHCREAGMRRARLFSWDKTAEKVMDILRSSPRT; encoded by the coding sequence ATGAGAATAGGGGTTGACGCCGGCGCGCTGCGGCACAGACTCACCGGTATCGGCTGGTATCTATCGCGAGTCATTGAACACCTGCCCGCTGAAATCAAACAAGATGACGAGATTCTGCTTTACGCCTCTCGACCGCTGACAACCGTGCCAACAAGCAGACTTCCGCTTCGCCTCCGCACCGACCGTTCCCGGCTGCCGGGCACCTTCTGGCTACAGACCCGAGCTACGAGACTACTAAAACATGACAAGCCGGACTGCTTCTGGGGGCCGTCGCACTTCCTCCCTCTGTCACTGCCGGTCGGCATAAGGGGTGTTCTCACTGTCCACGACATCGTCCCCGTGCTCTATCCGCGTTCGATGGCCCGCTACAACGCGCTAGTTCATCGGCTGTATTTCCGGAAGTCGCTCACCCGCGCTGACGCGATAATTACAGTCTCCGAACAGACTAAGCGCGACCTCGTTGCCAGACTGGGAGTGACTGAGGCGCGCATCACCGTCGTACCAGAGGCCGCCGACCCCATATTCCAGCCTCTGCCGTTACCCCAGGTTCAGAATCGCTTAAGCGCAATGGGAATCGGGGACGAATACGTTCTGGCAGTGGGGACTATCGAACCCAGAAAGAACTACCCGCTTCTTTTCCGCGCGCTTGCCCGTTTGCCAGCCCGTTTCAAACTCGTCGTAGCCGGGAAGAAGGGCTGGAGGTACCGCCACATCCTGTCCGAGGTACACCGACTGAACATTGAGCATCGCGTCTCCTTGCTGGACTACGTAACGGTCGAGAACTTGGTCGCACTGTACTGTGGTGCGCTCTATGTGGTGATACCATCTGTCTATGAAGGTTTTGGTCTGCCAGTTCTAGAGGCTATGGCTTGTGGCACGCCGGTTTTGGCCAGCAACTGCTCAAGTCTGCCAGAGGTAGGTGGTGATGCGGCTGTATACTTCGACCCGACCTCAGTCGAGTCGCTGGTCCAACGGATGGTGGAGCTTGCAGAAAACAGAGTCCTGAGAAATCACTGCCGCGAGGCTGGCATGCGCCGCGCCCGCCTGTTCAGCTGGGACAAAACGGCGGAAAAGGTGATGGATATCCTCCGCAGCAGCCCTAGAACATAG
- a CDS encoding glycosyltransferase family 2 protein → MPEISIIILNYGPVDIVVPCLAQLKVHHDSGLAEVIFVDNGSPGFPVEDFRSSFPWVNLIANNRNLGFAAGNNLGIRTARGRYVLLLNPDTRVPEEVLPAMLQYMESSPGVGAATCRVNLADGSLDQACHRGFPTPWASFCYFLGLDRILPRSRFFGGYHLTYKDLNTTHEIDSPSGCFFLVRRAVLDQVGLLDETFFMYGEDIDWAMRIKQAGWKVVYHPEVSIIHLKGLSSGIKHSTAGQSAASTSDRLRAHHAFYEAMRVFYRKHYLRRYPAPVGWAVLTAVTIKEKLSQRRLRV, encoded by the coding sequence ATGCCCGAGATATCAATCATCATCTTGAACTACGGTCCCGTTGATATCGTTGTTCCCTGCCTCGCCCAGCTGAAGGTACACCATGACAGTGGGCTGGCTGAAGTGATATTCGTGGACAACGGCTCTCCCGGCTTCCCGGTCGAGGATTTTCGCAGCTCGTTTCCTTGGGTCAATCTTATCGCAAACAACAGAAACCTGGGCTTCGCAGCCGGCAACAACCTGGGCATACGAACTGCAAGAGGGCGCTACGTGCTGCTGCTGAACCCTGACACCCGGGTACCGGAAGAGGTACTGCCAGCCATGTTGCAGTACATGGAAAGTTCTCCAGGAGTCGGGGCAGCAACCTGTCGCGTCAACCTGGCCGACGGTAGCCTTGACCAAGCCTGTCACCGGGGCTTCCCAACTCCCTGGGCATCATTTTGCTATTTTCTTGGACTGGACCGTATTCTACCGCGGTCCCGGTTTTTCGGTGGATATCATCTCACCTACAAGGACCTGAATACGACACATGAGATAGATTCACCGAGTGGCTGCTTCTTTCTTGTCCGCCGAGCCGTACTCGACCAGGTTGGACTGCTCGATGAAACCTTCTTCATGTACGGAGAGGATATTGATTGGGCGATGCGTATCAAACAGGCTGGCTGGAAGGTCGTCTATCACCCCGAGGTCTCGATAATACACCTCAAAGGGTTGTCATCGGGCATCAAACACAGTACCGCTGGACAATCTGCTGCCTCGACTTCGGATCGACTGCGTGCTCACCATGCATTCTACGAAGCTATGCGCGTGTTCTACCGCAAGCACTACCTGAGACGGTACCCTGCGCCTGTAGGATGGGCAGTGCTTACCGCAGTAACCATCAAGGAAAAGCTGAGTCAACGCCGACTCCGTGTATAG